In Allocoprobacillus halotolerans, a genomic segment contains:
- a CDS encoding sensor histidine kinase, translating into MQTKYETDKHAKEAMIQNMTKEEEFIKQLQNQQLEIRKINHNLNNILIILQAHLKNGEYDEAIEYIEQNLKIHVKAYQDLTHTGIPTLDSILNNQMYLMKEKNIEYHEDITKILHLGNVKTDDLSLAISLALDNAREACEKVDAQRQISLSLQSKQTHVVLYITNSIPQGSHPHFHKTTKADKIAHGHGVKSIKEIARKYHGDVKYDIKDNQVILRIMLQK; encoded by the coding sequence ATGCAAACCAAATATGAAACTGATAAACATGCTAAAGAGGCAATGATACAAAATATGACAAAAGAAGAAGAATTTATAAAACAATTACAGAATCAACAGTTAGAGATTAGAAAGATTAATCATAATTTGAATAACATATTAATTATATTACAAGCACATTTGAAAAATGGTGAATATGATGAAGCAATAGAATATATTGAACAGAATTTAAAAATACATGTTAAAGCTTATCAGGATTTAACGCATACTGGTATTCCAACTCTTGATAGTATCTTAAATAATCAGATGTATCTTATGAAAGAAAAGAATATTGAATACCATGAGGATATTACAAAAATATTGCATTTAGGTAATGTTAAAACTGATGATTTGTCTCTAGCAATAAGTTTAGCATTAGATAATGCTAGAGAAGCATGTGAAAAAGTTGATGCTCAAAGACAGATTTCTTTAAGTTTACAAAGCAAGCAAACACATGTTGTTCTTTATATTACTAACTCTATTCCTCAAGGAAGTCATCCACATTTCCATAAAACAACTAAAGCAGATAAAATTGCTCATGGACATGGAGTGAAAAGTATTAAAGAGATTGCCAGAAAATATCATGGAGATGTAAAATATGATATAAAAGATAATCAGGTTATTTTAAGAATTATGTTACAAAAATAA